One genomic segment of Eikenella corrodens includes these proteins:
- a CDS encoding DUF2339 domain-containing protein: MAFVVTLLLLMFGAFVVMLFQTRMQQQEMVEQLSRLQKEVEQLRRRQPLREQRLAESESSELRQSEQAVPQHLGQAGLQPNAPSAAQPDFSGWPYNPNVPTSAAASAPQPSVAAFDAIPSAAAGPAQSAHLAAHSQPAEAAVHPLPAQSGQSSQSTFEQPAAPVFSGSLTAAASAAGGNVPPATAAQPAPAARQPEAAVEEHGVMPGSRPGTVRIRKRGAAQTAIQTPARTPAQAALAAHSQAQTAAQSSTAQSAQRRRVARPAEREEESAFAPLIDWLMHGNLLLKTGVVVLFLGLVFLLRFASERIHVPIEMRYLGVMGSGLAAAVSGWFLQRRRREYGLILQGFGMAVMYLTTLAAVKLHPLLSAGTAFMLMVGLVCAMAALAVRQDAKIMAQVALIGGLAAPILVSDGSGSYVVLFTYLALLNTGVAAIARFKTWRSLNLIGFIGSLFIAVMWGSSEYRGEYFASTEPFLIFHWLLYTLLACLYALHRRDEADEAAVPDNAGLDELIDSLVRHGMTIGAIDGTLLFGSAVSAFVLQYHMLPEGGHWAAGAALGFAAVYALLAGVFTGSRDFPLLRQALAALSLVFATLAVPLAFEQAATVALWSLEAGLVYVFALRQQRPHTRFLAVVVYALSLGALLFGGDLGWRIVSEEGVPLLAGPLVPTLAAASAGLAMYAAWLRWRCRGSAYWESCAQRGALGAGLLLAGLLPLMCLPRHWAMVALAALAWAAVRMQAVLQDAFEPNPLAALSGSPSDEGGADGNADEADESAWLPGGGLFAVAAASWGMLVLLLLAVVSAGEDWLSTICCFAAAILLGAAAYALHRQGDEWLPENESSAPLRSKNRRGRQQRDTARPLSLLLHQAVGWLLLDLAFLSTILSSVNLLHHLPESLVGGALLWTLPLPFALWTAAAWLLDWRQGRRAALVLVPLLIPNAMLLFSRLSRADLVAHALSGSLMHLALAALLVWILRLQDFRSHDTERGWGMAAFALWAASATAFCGILAGEILGGVWGQIGWLALPLALWLLFYLGRGKAGLRPYAAACSLLCGGYALMWLVANNALEPRTVQPFTYLPLLNPMDLAGLLVGALWLRCVDLWQEEFELESEGLRLHLAGSVLLGLTLVSGAVLRLWYFYMGVEWTLHGIMASFGLQAALSIVWAATAIGLMVSGHRLGRRIRWMAGAGLMGVVVLKLFTVELGGSGGIARIVSFIGVGLLLLLVGWFAPVPPREGED; encoded by the coding sequence ATGGCTTTTGTCGTAACCTTATTGCTGCTGATGTTCGGTGCTTTTGTGGTGATGCTGTTCCAAACGAGGATGCAGCAGCAGGAGATGGTCGAACAGCTGTCGCGCCTGCAGAAAGAAGTGGAACAGCTGCGCCGCCGCCAGCCCCTGCGGGAGCAAAGGCTGGCTGAAAGTGAAAGTAGCGAGCTGCGCCAAAGCGAGCAGGCTGTGCCTCAACACCTTGGGCAGGCCGGGCTTCAGCCCAATGCGCCCAGTGCGGCGCAGCCCGATTTCAGCGGCTGGCCATACAACCCGAACGTGCCCACTTCCGCTGCTGCGAGCGCGCCGCAGCCGAGTGTTGCTGCGTTTGATGCCATTCCTTCTGCGGCAGCCGGCCCGGCCCAATCGGCCCATCTGGCCGCCCATTCCCAACCTGCAGAAGCGGCGGTGCATCCGCTGCCTGCCCAATCTGGTCAATCTAGCCAATCCACATTCGAACAACCTGCCGCGCCTGTATTTTCAGGTAGCCTCACGGCTGCTGCTTCGGCAGCGGGGGGAAATGTGCCGCCTGCTACGGCAGCGCAGCCTGCTCCTGCCGCACGGCAGCCTGAAGCGGCTGTTGAGGAACATGGTGTGATGCCGGGAAGCCGCCCGGGCACGGTGAGAATCCGCAAACGGGGAGCGGCGCAAACCGCTATCCAAACGCCTGCCCGCACTCCGGCTCAAGCAGCGCTGGCGGCGCACAGCCAAGCTCAAACGGCAGCCCAATCCTCGACCGCCCAATCCGCCCAGCGGCGCCGCGTTGCCCGCCCGGCCGAGCGGGAGGAGGAAAGTGCATTTGCCCCGCTGATCGATTGGCTGATGCACGGCAACCTGCTGCTGAAAACCGGCGTGGTGGTACTGTTTTTGGGGCTGGTGTTCCTGCTGCGCTTTGCTTCGGAGCGGATTCATGTGCCGATTGAAATGCGCTATCTGGGCGTGATGGGCTCGGGTTTGGCGGCTGCCGTGTCGGGTTGGTTTTTGCAACGCCGCCGCCGCGAATACGGCCTGATTTTGCAGGGCTTCGGCATGGCGGTGATGTATCTGACCACACTGGCGGCGGTGAAGCTGCACCCGCTTTTGTCTGCGGGCACGGCTTTTATGCTGATGGTGGGGCTGGTGTGCGCGATGGCGGCGCTGGCGGTGCGGCAGGATGCGAAAATCATGGCGCAGGTGGCGCTTATCGGCGGTTTGGCCGCGCCGATTTTGGTGAGCGATGGCAGCGGCAGCTATGTGGTGCTGTTCACTTATCTGGCGCTGCTCAACACCGGTGTGGCGGCGATTGCCCGCTTCAAAACTTGGCGTAGTCTGAACCTTATCGGCTTTATCGGCAGCCTGTTTATTGCCGTGATGTGGGGATCTTCGGAATACAGGGGCGAATATTTCGCCAGCACCGAGCCTTTCCTGATTTTCCACTGGCTGCTCTACACGCTCTTGGCCTGCCTCTACGCGCTGCACCGGCGCGATGAGGCCGATGAGGCAGCCGTGCCGGATAACGCTGGGTTGGACGAACTGATTGATAGTTTGGTACGCCACGGCATGACTATCGGCGCGATAGACGGCACGCTGCTGTTCGGCTCGGCCGTGTCGGCGTTTGTGCTGCAATACCATATGCTGCCCGAGGGCGGCCATTGGGCGGCGGGTGCGGCGTTGGGTTTTGCTGCGGTGTATGCCCTGTTGGCCGGGGTGTTTACCGGCAGCCGCGATTTTCCGCTTTTGCGCCAGGCTTTGGCGGCGCTTTCGCTCGTGTTCGCCACCCTGGCGGTGCCGCTGGCCTTCGAGCAGGCGGCCACGGTGGCGCTGTGGTCGCTGGAGGCCGGGTTGGTGTATGTGTTTGCCCTGCGCCAGCAGCGACCGCACACGCGGTTTTTGGCGGTGGTGGTGTATGCGCTGTCGCTGGGCGCATTGCTGTTTGGCGGCGACTTGGGCTGGCGGATTGTGAGCGAAGAAGGTGTGCCGCTGCTCGCCGGCCCGCTGGTGCCGACATTGGCGGCGGCCTCGGCCGGTTTGGCCATGTATGCAGCTTGGCTGCGTTGGCGCTGTCGTGGTTCGGCCTATTGGGAAAGCTGCGCCCAGCGCGGGGCTTTAGGCGCAGGCCTGCTGCTCGCGGGGCTGCTACCGCTGATGTGCCTGCCGCGCCATTGGGCCATGGTGGCTTTGGCCGCATTGGCTTGGGCGGCAGTACGGATGCAGGCGGTGTTGCAGGATGCGTTTGAGCCCAACCCGCTGGCTGCGCTTTCAGGTAGCCCCTCCGATGAAGGCGGTGCAGACGGGAATGCCGATGAGGCAGACGAATCCGCCTGGCTGCCCGGCGGCGGCTTGTTTGCCGTGGCCGCAGCAAGCTGGGGCATGCTGGTGTTGTTGCTGTTGGCGGTTGTGTCCGCCGGGGAAGATTGGCTGTCCACCATCTGCTGCTTTGCCGCCGCGATATTGCTGGGTGCGGCGGCCTACGCTTTGCACCGCCAGGGCGATGAATGGCTACCTGAAAATGAATCCAGTGCACCGCTGCGCAGCAAAAACAGGCGCGGCAGGCAGCAACGCGACACCGCCCGCCCGCTCAGCCTATTGCTGCACCAAGCTGTCGGCTGGCTGCTGCTCGACCTGGCATTCTTAAGCACGATCCTCTCTTCGGTAAACCTGCTGCACCATCTGCCGGAGAGCCTGGTTGGCGGCGCCCTGTTGTGGACTTTGCCGCTGCCCTTCGCGTTGTGGACGGCGGCAGCCTGGCTGCTCGATTGGCGGCAGGGCAGGCGCGCCGCGCTTGTGCTGGTGCCGCTGCTGATTCCGAACGCCATGCTGTTGTTTAGTAGATTGAGCCGCGCCGATTTGGTGGCGCACGCGCTTTCAGGTAGCCTCATGCACCTGGCCTTGGCTGCCCTATTGGTATGGATTTTGCGCCTGCAAGACTTCCGTTCGCACGATACCGAACGCGGCTGGGGCATGGCGGCGTTTGCGCTGTGGGCGGCTTCGGCCACCGCCTTCTGCGGCATCCTCGCCGGCGAAATACTGGGCGGCGTGTGGGGGCAAATCGGCTGGCTGGCACTGCCGCTGGCACTGTGGCTGCTGTTTTATCTGGGGCGCGGCAAAGCCGGGTTGCGGCCGTATGCGGCTGCCTGCTCGCTGCTGTGCGGCGGCTACGCACTGATGTGGCTGGTGGCAAACAATGCGCTCGAGCCGCGCACTGTGCAACCCTTCACCTACCTGCCGCTGCTCAATCCGATGGATTTGGCCGGGCTGTTGGTGGGGGCGCTGTGGCTGCGCTGCGTTGATTTGTGGCAGGAAGAATTCGAGCTGGAAAGCGAGGGCCTGCGGCTGCACCTGGCCGGATCGGTGCTGCTCGGCCTCACGTTGGTGAGCGGCGCGGTGTTGCGCCTGTGGTATTTCTATATGGGCGTGGAGTGGACGCTGCACGGCATCATGGCTTCCTTCGGCCTGCAGGCGGCGCTGTCGATCGTGTGGGCGGCCACCGCCATCGGCCTGATGGTGTCCGGCCACCGCTTGGGGCGGCGCATCCGCTGGATGGCCGGCGCCGGGCTGATGGGCGTGGTGGTGTTGAAGCTGTTTACGGTGGAACTGGGCGGCAGCGGCGGCATCGCCCGCATCGTGTCGTTTATCGGCGTGGGGCTGCTGCTCCTGCTGGTGGGCTGGTTCGCACCCGTGCCGCCGAGGGAGGGGGAGGATTAA